CTTGGTGGAGCTGCAGCCGTCGAAGGCGACTGTGCGCCAGCACCTGTATCGCACCCCTGGTGTGATCGGCTGTGCCACGGGACCGGCCAGTGTCTCGAAGAGCAGCCGCAGCGGCGCGGCGCCCAGCCGCCGGCGCACCTCTCGCAGCGCCTTCTCCGACGGACGCGGTGGAAGGAGCCCGCGCAGGCCGCAGGTGAGTTTGTCCCACACCCGCATGTAGCCCAGCTGCGGGAAGAGAACCAGTGCCAGCACGAAGTAGACACCCACCCTCGACGGCAGCAGCCTCAGCCTCCGCTGGGTTCCGCCAGTACGTTCCAGCACGTCATCGACCAGTTCAAAGGGCAGGTGCCGGGTCAGCTCGCCCAGATGCCCCGGAGCGAAGACCCCGTCGGCGACGGTGATGGACGACGTGAGCGTGACGGTGGAACACTGAACGGGCAACGGGGCTCCTTCAGGCGGGAAGACCTTGGTCGGCTTCCTCGCTCTACCAGGAGTCCCGTTGCCCTGACCGGCACTTCTCCCAAATACCTCGCCCCTGTTGACAGCGGCCGACAAGCCATAACTCCGTGGTCTTGGAAGTATCCGCTGGAGTTGCGTGAGCGTGCGGTACGGATGTACCGGACCGCCGAGCCGAAGCCCGTGATCCGCCGCATGGCCGAGGAACTCGGCGTGCACCACGAGGCTCTGCGCAACTGGATCCGGCAGGCAGAGGCCGACGCCGGCGAACGCGACGACGTGCTCACCACTGGCGAGCGGGAGGAGCTTGCCGCCCTGCGGAAGGAGAATGCACAGCTCAAGCGTGCGAATGAGGTCCTGCGGACGGCCTCGGCTTTTTTCGCGGCCCAGCTCGACCCGACCCGGCCCAGGTGACGGCGCTCGTTGACGAGCACCCGTATCTGGGGGTCGAGCCCGTACTCCGGGAACTGAACATCCC
Above is a genomic segment from Streptomyces sp. NBC_01233 containing:
- a CDS encoding transposase; translation: MPRSEDPVGDGDGRRERDGGTLNGQRGSFRREDLGRLPRSTRSPVALTGTSPKYLAPVDSGRQAITPWSWKYPLELRERAVRMYRTAEPKPVIRRMAEELGVHHEALRNWIRQAEADAGERDDVLTTGEREELAALRKENAQLKRANEVLRTASAFFAAQLDPTRPR